The following is a genomic window from Candidatus Gorgyraea atricola.
TTTCTTTTCGTTCATCAGCCGTTTGACTTTTTTTATAATGGTGCCTTTGTTTATATCTTTTATGATACTTTCGGACGGAATAATAAAATATGTATTTAATGTAAGTTACCTGGGAAATAAAGATCTGTTTATACTATCTTTATTCTTTGTGACAATACTTCAATTTCTGTATTCCTACAGCTCGATCATATATACGCTTGAGAAAAAACGGCTGTTTTTAATATCAATTCTTTTTGGGGCTTTAAATTTAATAGGCGATATAATCCTTATTCCCATATATGGGGCAAAGGGAGCGGTATTGGCTACCGGGGTCTCTGGCGTACTCTTAATAGTAGTGTTCCACATGGTCATAAAAAGAAGCCTGAGTATCAGTTACCCCTGGCGTTCGTTTGCTAGTTTCAGTTTGAATACCCTGGCGATGTGCGTTGTACTGTTCGCGTTAAAAGGGCTGCCCAACGGCGTTTTTTCTCTTGTTTGTGTTTTTTTAACTGGATTAGCAGTATACATCACAGCCTCTTATTTTAATAAAGGATTTGAGAAAAAAGACAGGGAATTGATAAATAAGGGCATAGGGAGAGAGATATGGGTATTCTAAATAAGGTACTGTCAAGTAGGACTATTTCAAGGAAAATGGTTTTATTTTTATTAAGGACGCATCATAAGATATACGCGATGCTGGGAAGATGCGCTGCTTTTAGCGAGGGAGGACTACATCCAAAACATAGATTAATGGATTACCATAAATTTTTTGTAGACAATATTAAAGAAGGCGACAGAGTTTTAGACGTGGGCTGTGGGAATGGTGCATTGAGTTTTGATCTAGCCGGGAAGGCAGCATTTGTGACAGCCATAGATATAAACAGGGAAAATATAGAACATTGCCTGAAAAAATATAAAAAGGAGAACATAAAATATATTCTGGATGACATCTGGAATTTGCCTCAAGGTTCTAGATTTGACGCGGCTATACTTTCTAGCGTGCTGGAGCATATCGAGGATAGGATAGGGTTTTTGCAAAAGTTAAGCAAGGTCACCGAAAAGATCATAGTGCGCGTTCCCATGATAGACCGCGACTGGGTGTCTTTATATAAAAAGGAATTAGGCCTGCCGTATCTATTGGACCCTACTCATAAGATAGAGTATACGCTGGATGTATTTAACGACGAATTAAAGCGCGGCTGTTTTAAATTAGAAAAATATTCCATCAGATTTGGG
Proteins encoded in this region:
- a CDS encoding class I SAM-dependent methyltransferase; amino-acid sequence: MGILNKVLSSRTISRKMVLFLLRTHHKIYAMLGRCAAFSEGGLHPKHRLMDYHKFFVDNIKEGDRVLDVGCGNGALSFDLAGKAAFVTAIDINRENIEHCLKKYKKENIKYILDDIWNLPQGSRFDAAILSSVLEHIEDRIGFLQKLSKVTEKIIVRVPMIDRDWVSLYKKELGLPYLLDPTHKIEYTLDVFNDELKRGCFKLEKYSIRFGEIWAVCSRNF